The DNA sequence CGGCGAATCTTTTCGAACGCCATTTGCAACCTCTGCTAATCGGATGAACAACCATGTCCCTCCAGCAAGGCATCCTCAATCCAGGCATCCTCTCCCTGCTCGCCCGGGCGCGGCACACAAACGCCATCGTCCTCGCCGACTGCGACTTCCCGTCGTGGCCCGGCCTCGAGACCGTGGACGTCTCGCTCGTGCGCGGCACGCCGACCATTCTCCAGGTGCTCGCGTTCATCCAGCCCCACTGGAAATGGGGCGCGGCATTCATGGCGAAAGAATTTCTGGAACAAAACGACAAGCGCACCCGCGCCGCGTTTGTCCGGGCGTGCCGTGGAATGGACTTGAGCTTCGAGCCGCACGCAGACTTAAGGCGCCGCATCCCGTCCGCCATCGGGCTGATCCGCACGGGCGACGCCACGATTTACAGCAACATGCTGCTCGTCTCCGCGTGACGGACCGCCGGTTTCCAAGCGGATGCGCAGACCACAACCGATGAAATCAGCCGTGACCATCTCCCTCGTGCCCGAGGCGCGCGGCGGACCGTTTGTCTTTTGGGACGACCTCGAAACCGGCTTTGCCGCGGCCGCCCGTCACGGCTTCGATGCCGTGGAGATCTTCATGGCATCTTCGAATGCGATCCCCTTGAGCCGGGTGCAAAACTTGTGCGCGAGCTATTCCCTCAAGCTCGCGGCCGTCGGCACCGGCGCGGGCTGGGTGAAGCACAAGCTCCGCCTCACCGACGCCGATCCCGCGGTGCGCCAGCGTGCCAGGGAGTTCATCTTTGGCATCATCAACTTCGCGGGCATCCTCGGTGCGCCGGCGATTGTCGGCTCGATGCAGGGTCGATTCGAAGGCGCGGTGTCGCGCGAACAG is a window from the Verrucomicrobiota bacterium genome containing:
- a CDS encoding transport protein RbsD/FucU, translating into MSLQQGILNPGILSLLARARHTNAIVLADCDFPSWPGLETVDVSLVRGTPTILQVLAFIQPHWKWGAAFMAKEFLEQNDKRTRAAFVRACRGMDLSFEPHADLRRRIPSAIGLIRTGDATIYSNMLLVSA
- a CDS encoding TIM barrel protein, yielding MKSAVTISLVPEARGGPFVFWDDLETGFAAAARHGFDAVEIFMASSNAIPLSRVQNLCASYSLKLAAVGTGAGWVKHKLRLTDADPAVRQRAREFIFGIINFAGILGAPAIVGSMQGRFEGAVSREQ